GGTGAACCGCAGTGATCGCAGTTCGGCCGCGAAGGCATTCCGCAAAGTCGCGCAGGCCATTGACCGCGGCACCAGCATCGCCATGTTCCCGGAAGGAGGGATCCCACCGTTCGTTCCGCGCATGAAACCGTTCAAGGACGGCGCCTTTAAGCTTGCTATTGAAAAGCAGATCCCGATCGTACCCATCACCTTTCGCGATCATTGGCGCTTGCTCGGCGAACCCACTGAATTGTTCAGCAGAGGCAGGCCGGGGATCTCCCGCACCATCATTCATCCTGTTATTTCCACCAAAGGCCTTACTGAAGCCGATCTGGTAACTTTGCGGCAGGAGGTGTACCGCATCATCGAAGAACCTCTCTTGCAGGACCAATGAAGATCGACGAAAAGACCTTGGATAGGGTCGCGAAACTCGCACACCTGGATTTCAGTGACCCCGTTGCACGTACCGCCATGCTTGCCGATATGGAACGGGTGATCGGTTTCGTTGAAAAACTCAACGAGGTAGATACTACAGGCATTGAACCTTTGATCTTC
The nucleotide sequence above comes from Flavobacteriales bacterium. Encoded proteins:
- the gatC gene encoding Asp-tRNA(Asn)/Glu-tRNA(Gln) amidotransferase subunit GatC, translating into MKIDEKTLDRVAKLAHLDFSDPVARTAMLADMERVIGFVEKLNEVDTTGIEPLIFMTEENDVLREDVIVPEDIVSKADALKNSPVKDSDYFKVPRVVDKG